AAGAGAACGTTATTATCGGTAAGCTGATCCCTGCTGGTACAGGTATGCAACGCTATCGCAAAGCAGTTCCTGTATTAACAGAGAAAGAAGAAACCGTTACGGCTGAATAAGTCATATGACTGGAGATCAGCAGCCAGATTTTCGAATCTGGCTGCTTTTATTCCAGCCAACAATCAAAAACATCAAGTTTTTTTGGTGCGGTTGTTGACATGAACGATTTGAAAGTGTTACTATAGCAAAGGTGCTCCTATTAACCTGTTACTTTGGAGGATATACATCAATGTCTTATGAAAAAGTATCTCAGGCCCAAAACCTGATAATAGGGACGAAACAAACAGTGAAAGCTCTGCGCACAGGTAATGCAGAAGCAGTCGTGATCGCGCTTGATGCGGATTCACGTGTCACAGCAAAAGTCATCGATACTGCTAATGAGTACTCAGTGCCAGTCGAATATGTAGACTCAATGAGGTTGCTCGGAAAAGCATGCAAAATTGATGTTGGAGCAGCAGCTGTTGTCATTATGAAATAGAAAACTGTTTTTGCAGTTGATGCAAAAACTTTGTTTTTACCCTTTTATGAACCACCTGGATGTGTGGGACTAGGGGAACCAATTTTGAAGGGAGGAAACATCATGCCAACTATTAACCAATTGGTACGTAAGCCACGTAAATCTAAAGAAGAAAAATCAAAGTCTCCAGCTTTGAATAAAGGCTACAACAGCTTCAAAAAATCCCAAACTAACGTATCATCTCCACAAAAACGTGGGGTATGTACTCGTGTGGGTACTATGACTCCAAAGAAACCGAACTCCGCGCTTCGTAAATATGCGCGTGTACGTTTGACTAATGGAATCGAGGTTACTGCTTACATTCCTGGTATCGGCCACAACTTGCAAGAACACAGCGTTGTACTTATCCGCGGAGGACGTGTAAAAGACCTTCCGGGTGTACGTTACCATATCGTACGTGGTGCTCTTGATACTGCTGGTGTTAACAACCGTATGCAAGGTCGTTCTAAATACGGTACTAAAAAACCTAAAGCAGCGAAAAAATAATTCACAAAAAATAACCACTTCTTTGAAAGGAGGAACAAAATATGCCTCGTAAAGGACCTGTTTCAAAAAGAGATGTATTACCTGATCCGATTTATAATTCCAAGCTTGTAACTAAATTGATCAACAAAATGATGATCGATGGAAAAAGAGGAACTTCCCAAAAAATCCTTTATGCTGCTTTCGATATCGTAAGCGAGCGTACTGGTAAAGAGCCAATGGAAGTTTTCGACCAAGCGCTTAAAAATATCATGCCAGTTCTAGAAGTTAGAGCACGCCGTGTGGGTGGCGCTAACTACCAAGTACCAGTTGAGGTTCGCCCTGACCGCCGTACGACTCTAGGACTTCGCTGGTTAGTAAACTATGCTCGTCTTCGTGGTGAAAAAACGATGGAAGAGCGTTTAGCTAACGAAATCATGGATGCAGCTAACAACACTGGCGCTTCTGTGAAAAAACGCGAAGATACACACAAAATGGCTGAAGCTAACAAAGCTTTCGCTCATTACCGTTGGTAATTTTTAATCTACTAAAAATCTATATATCAGAAGGAAGGAGAAAGACCCAATGGCTAGAGAGTTCTCCTTAGAAAATACTCGTAATATCGGTATCATGGCACACATTGATGCCGGTAAAACGACTACTACTGAGCGTGTATTGTATTACACTGGTCGTATCCACAAAATTGGTGAAACACACGAAGGTGCTTCCCAAATGGACTGGATGGAACAAGAACAAGAACGCGGTATCACAATTACATCTGCTGCAACAACTGCACAATGGAAAGGTCACCGCGTAAACATCATCGACACTCCAGGACACGTAGACTTCACAGTTGAAGTTGAACGTTCCCTTCGTGTACTTGATGGTGCAGTAGCTGTACTTGATGCGCAATCCGGTGTTGAGCCGCAAACTGAAACAGTTTGGCGCCAAGCTACTACTTACGGAGTACCACGTGTTGTTTTCGTCAACAAAATGGACAAAATCGGTGCTGATTTCTTATACTCCGTAAAAACTTTGCATGAGCGTCTTCAAGCGAATGCACACCCAATTCAGCTTCCAATTGGTGCTGAAGATGACTTCGAAGCGATCATCGACCTTGTTGAGATGAACGCAGTATTCTACGGCAATGACCTTGGAACAGACATCGAAGTTCGTGAAATTCCTGAAGAACATATGCCACTAGCTGAAGAATACCGTGAAAAGTTAATCGAAGCAGTTGCAGAAATTGACGAAGAATTAATGGAAAAATACCTTGGCGGTGAAGAAATCACTAAAGAGGAATTGAAAGCAGCTATCCGTAAAGGTACTGTTAACGTTGAATTCTACCCAGTTATCTGTGGTTCTGCCTTCAAAAACAAAGGTGTTCAATTAATGCTAGATGCAGTTATCGACTATCTTCCATCTCCATTAGATGTACCTGCAATCAAAGGTACTCTTCCGGATTCAGATGAAGTAGTGGAACGTCATTCTGATGACAGCGAGCCTTTCTCAGCGCTTGCTTTCAAAGTTATGACTGACCCTTATGTCGGTAAATTGACATTCTTCCGTGTATACTCTGGTACTTTGAACGCAGGTTCTTATGTACAAAACTCTACGAAGGGTAAACGTGAACGTGTAGGTCGTATCCTGCAAATGCACGCTAACTCTCGTCAAGAGATCAGCCAAGTATACGCTGGAGATATCGCGGCTGCTGTAGGTCTAAAAGATACTACAACTGGAGATACTTTATGTGAAGAGAAGAACCTAGTTATCTTGGAATCCATGGAGTTCCCAGAGCCAGTTATCTCCCTTTCAATCGAGCCAAAATCTAAAGCAGACCAAGACAAAATGTCTACTGCTCTTCAAAAACTTCAAGAGGAAGATCCTACTTTCCGTGCTCACACTGACCAGGAAACTGGCCAAACGATCATCGAAGGTATGGGTGAGCTTCACTTAGATATCTTAGTAGACCGTATGCGTCGTGAGTTCAAAGTAGAAGCAAACGTTGGTGCTCCTCAAGTTGCTTACCGTGAAACATTCCGCGGTACTGCACAAGTTGAAGGTAAGTTTGCTCGCCAATCTGGTGGTCGTGGACAATACGGTCACGTTTGGATTGAGTTCTCACCTAATGAAGAAGGAAAAGGCTTCGAATTCGAAAACGCAATCGTTGGTGGGGTTGTCCCTCGTGAATACATCCCAGCTGTACAAGCAGGTCTTGAAGACGCGCTTGATCGTGGTGTAGTAGCAGGATACCCATTAATCGACATCAAAGCGAAACTATTCGATGGTTCTTACCATGACGTTGACTCCTCTGAGATGGCGTTTAAAGTTGCTGCATCCATGGCTCTTAAAAATGCAGCTTCTAAATGTAACCCAGTTATCCTTGAG
The nucleotide sequence above comes from Pradoshia eiseniae. Encoded proteins:
- the rpsL gene encoding 30S ribosomal protein S12; translated protein: MPTINQLVRKPRKSKEEKSKSPALNKGYNSFKKSQTNVSSPQKRGVCTRVGTMTPKKPNSALRKYARVRLTNGIEVTAYIPGIGHNLQEHSVVLIRGGRVKDLPGVRYHIVRGALDTAGVNNRMQGRSKYGTKKPKAAKK
- the rpsG gene encoding 30S ribosomal protein S7 gives rise to the protein MPRKGPVSKRDVLPDPIYNSKLVTKLINKMMIDGKRGTSQKILYAAFDIVSERTGKEPMEVFDQALKNIMPVLEVRARRVGGANYQVPVEVRPDRRTTLGLRWLVNYARLRGEKTMEERLANEIMDAANNTGASVKKREDTHKMAEANKAFAHYRW
- the fusA gene encoding elongation factor G, with protein sequence MAREFSLENTRNIGIMAHIDAGKTTTTERVLYYTGRIHKIGETHEGASQMDWMEQEQERGITITSAATTAQWKGHRVNIIDTPGHVDFTVEVERSLRVLDGAVAVLDAQSGVEPQTETVWRQATTYGVPRVVFVNKMDKIGADFLYSVKTLHERLQANAHPIQLPIGAEDDFEAIIDLVEMNAVFYGNDLGTDIEVREIPEEHMPLAEEYREKLIEAVAEIDEELMEKYLGGEEITKEELKAAIRKGTVNVEFYPVICGSAFKNKGVQLMLDAVIDYLPSPLDVPAIKGTLPDSDEVVERHSDDSEPFSALAFKVMTDPYVGKLTFFRVYSGTLNAGSYVQNSTKGKRERVGRILQMHANSRQEISQVYAGDIAAAVGLKDTTTGDTLCEEKNLVILESMEFPEPVISLSIEPKSKADQDKMSTALQKLQEEDPTFRAHTDQETGQTIIEGMGELHLDILVDRMRREFKVEANVGAPQVAYRETFRGTAQVEGKFARQSGGRGQYGHVWIEFSPNEEGKGFEFENAIVGGVVPREYIPAVQAGLEDALDRGVVAGYPLIDIKAKLFDGSYHDVDSSEMAFKVAASMALKNAASKCNPVILEPMMSVEVVIPEEYMGDIMGNITARRGRVEGMEARGNAQVVRAMVPLSEMFGYATTLRSNTQGRGVFSMTFDHYEEVPKSIAEEIIKKNKGE
- a CDS encoding 50S ribosomal protein L7ae-like protein is translated as MSYEKVSQAQNLIIGTKQTVKALRTGNAEAVVIALDADSRVTAKVIDTANEYSVPVEYVDSMRLLGKACKIDVGAAAVVIMK